A window from Populus trichocarpa isolate Nisqually-1 chromosome 3, P.trichocarpa_v4.1, whole genome shotgun sequence encodes these proteins:
- the LOC7478357 gene encoding developmentally-regulated G-protein 2, whose translation MGIIEKIKEIEAEMARTQKNKATEYHLGQLKAKIAKLRTQLLEPPKGSSGAGDGFEVTKFGHGRVALIGFPSVGKSTLLTMLTGTHSEAASYEFTTLTCIPGIIHYNDTKIQLLDLPGIIEGASEGKGRGRQVIAVSKSSDIVLMVLDASKSEGHRQILTRELEAVGLRLNKRPPQIYFKKKKTGGISFNSTLHLTHVDEKLCYQILHEYKIHNAEVLFREDATVDDLIDVIEGNRKYMKCIYVYNKIDVIGIDDVDKLARQPNSVVISCNLKLNFDRLLAKMWEAMGLVRVYTKPQGQQPDFSDPVVLSADRGGCTVEDFCNHIHRNLIKDVKYVLVWGTSARHYPQHCGLGHVLQDEDVVQIVKKKEREDGGGRGRFKSHSTAPARISDREKKAPLKT comes from the exons ATGGGGATCATTGAGAAGATCAAAGAAATCGAGGCCGAGATGGCCCGTACCCAGAAAAATAAAGCCACag AGTATCATCTTGGTCAGCTCAAGGCAAAGATAGCAAAGCTAAGGACACAACTATTGGAGCCTCCTAAA GGTTCTAGTGGAGCTGGAGATGGTTTTGAAGTTACAAAATTTGGCCATGGACGTGTCGCGCTAATTGGATTTCCAAG TGTGGGGAAGTCAACACTTTTAACAATGTTAACGGGCACACATTCAGAAGCTGCATCATATGAGTTCACAACACTTACCTGTATTCCTGGGATTATACATTATAACGATACCAAAATTCAACTGCTTGACCTCCCTGGAATTATTGAAGGCGCTTCTGAAGGCAAGGGACGTGGAAGACAG GTTATTGCTGTTTCCAAGTCTTCAGACATTGTGTTGATGGTTCTTGATGCCTCAAAA AGTGAGGGTCATCGACAAATATTAACCAGGGAACTAGAAGCTGTAGGTTTGCGCTTAAACAAGAGACCACCTCAA ATTtatttcaagaagaaaaaaacaggggGCATCTCTTTCAACAGCACTTTGCATCTAACTCATGTAGATGAGAAGCTTTGTTATCAGATTCTACATGAATACAAAATTCACAATGCAGAG GTGCTATTCCGCGAGGATGCAACAGTGGATGATCTAATAGATGTGATCGAGGGTAATCGTAAATACATGAAGTGCATATATGTCTATAACAAGATAGATGTTATAGGTATTGATGACGTGGACAAGTTAGCTCGCCAGCCAAACTCTGTTGTCATTAGCTGCAATTTAAAG CTCAATTTTGACAGACTACTAGCAAAAATGTGGGAAGCAATGGGGCTTGTGAGAGTCTACACAAAACCACAAGGCCAGCAACCTGATTTTAGTGATCCTGTAGTTCTTTCAGCT GATAGAGGTGGGTGCACGGTTGAAGACTTCTGCAATCACATACACAGAAATTTAATTAAGGATGTGAAATATGTGCTTGTGTGGGGTACAAGCGCAAGGCACTACCCGCAGCACTGTGGCCTTGGTCATGTTCTCCAAGATGAGGATGTAGTTCAGATTGTTAAGAAAAAG GAAAGGGAAGATGGAGGAGGAAGGGGTCGGTTCAAATCACATTCAACAGCTCCTGCCCGCATATCTGACAGAGAGAAGAAAGCTCCATTGAAGACATAA